Proteins encoded together in one Nostoc sp. PCC 7524 window:
- the menB gene encoding 1,4-dihydroxy-2-naphthoyl-CoA synthase, translating into MQINWQTAKTYEDILYHKTDGIAKITINRPHKRNAFRPKTVFELYDAFCDAREDTTIGVVLFTGAGPHTDGKYAFCAGGDQSVRGQAGYVDEAGVPRLNVLDLQRLIRSMPKVVIALVAGYAIGGGHVLHLICDLTIAADNGIFGQTGPKVGSFDGGFGASYLARIVGQKKAREIWFLCRQYDAQQALEMGLVNCVVPVEELEAEGIKWAQEILEKSPIAIRCLKAAFNADCDGQAGLQELAGNATLLYYMTEEGSEGKQAFLEKRPPNFREFPWLP; encoded by the coding sequence ATGCAAATCAATTGGCAGACAGCTAAAACCTACGAAGATATCCTTTATCATAAAACTGACGGTATCGCCAAAATCACCATTAACCGTCCCCATAAACGTAATGCTTTTCGTCCCAAAACAGTCTTTGAACTCTATGATGCTTTTTGTGATGCTCGTGAAGATACCACCATTGGCGTAGTTTTATTTACGGGTGCTGGACCTCATACTGATGGCAAATATGCGTTCTGTGCGGGTGGTGATCAAAGTGTGCGTGGACAAGCTGGTTATGTAGATGAGGCTGGTGTTCCCCGGTTGAATGTCTTGGATTTACAACGCCTGATTCGTTCCATGCCGAAAGTCGTGATTGCCCTTGTTGCGGGGTATGCGATCGGGGGTGGACACGTCCTACACTTAATTTGTGATCTAACTATTGCTGCCGATAATGGCATTTTTGGGCAAACTGGCCCGAAAGTTGGTAGTTTCGACGGTGGTTTTGGTGCTAGCTATTTGGCTCGGATAGTTGGACAAAAAAAAGCACGGGAAATTTGGTTTCTCTGCCGTCAATATGATGCTCAACAAGCTTTAGAAATGGGTTTAGTCAATTGTGTTGTCCCAGTTGAAGAATTAGAAGCAGAAGGAATTAAATGGGCGCAAGAAATTTTAGAAAAAAGCCCAATCGCCATTCGCTGTTTAAAAGCGGCATTTAACGCTGATTGTGATGGACAAGCTGGCTTACAAGAACTAGCAGGGAATGCCACCTTGCTGTATTACATGACAGAAGAAGGTTCTGAAGGTAAGCAAGCCTTTTTAGAAAAGCGTCCGCCGAATTTTCGGGAATTTCCTTGGCTACCTTAA